GGCCTGAATTTTCTGATTTGAGGAGTGTTGCATGCTGCCTTTCCCGCAGATTGACCCGGTGGCCATCGCCCTGGGGCCGCTGAAGATCCACTGGTACGGGTTGATGTACCTGATCGGCATCGGCGGCGCCTGGTGGCTGGCTTCGCGCCGCCTGCACGCGTTTGAGCCGAACTGGAACAAGGAGAAGCTCTCCGACCTGGTGTTCTGGGTGGCCATGGGGGTGATCCTCGGCGGCCGCCTGGGCTATGTGCTGTTCTATGACCTGGCCGCCTACCTCGAGCAACCGAGCCTGATCCTCCAGGTGTGGAAGGGCGGCATGTCGTTCCACGGCGGCTTTATCGGGGTGCTGCTGGCCACCTGGTGGTTCGGCAGTCGCAACGACAAGGGCTTCTTCCAGCTGATGGACTTCATCGCCCCCCTGGTGCCGATAGGCCTGGGCGCAGGGCGCATCGGCAACTTCATCAACGCCGAGTTGTGGGGCAAGGCCACCGACCTGCCCTGGGCCATGGTCTTTCCCACCGACCCGCAGCAGCTGGCGCGCCATCCCTCGCAGCTGTACCAGTTCGCCCTGGAGGGGGTGGCGCTGTTCGCCATCCTCTGGTTCTACTCGCGCAAGCCGCGACCGACCATGGCGGTGTCGGGCATGTTCGCCCTGTGCTACGGCCTCTTCCGCTTCATCGTCGAGTTCGTCCGGGTGCCGGACGCCCAGCTCGGCTACCTGGCCTGGGGCTGGCTGACCATGGGCCAGGTGCTGAGCCTGCCGATGATCCTAGGCGGCCTCGGCCTGATCGCCTTCGCCTACCACCGTCAGGGAGCCTCCCGATGAAACAGTACCTCGAGCTGATGCGCCGGGTGCGCGAGACCGGCACCTTCAAGAGCGACCGTACCGGCACCGGCACCTACAGCTTGTTCGCCCAGCAGATGCGCTTCGACCTGGCCGAGGGCTTTCCCCTGGTCACCACCAAGAAATGCCACGTCAAATCCATCATCCACGAGCTGTTGTGGTTCCTTCAGGGCGACACCAACATCAAGTACCTGAAGGACCACGGCGTCAGCATCTGGGACGAGTGGGCCGACGAGAACGGCGACCTGGGCCCGGTGTACGGCTACCAGTGGCGCAACTGGCCGGCGCCGAACGGTGAGTCGATCGACCAGATCAGCCAGCTGATCGCCACCCTCAAGAGCAACCCGGACTCGCGCCGGCTGATCGTCTCGGCCTGGAACCCGGCGCTGGTCGAGCAGATGGCCCTGCCGCCCTGTCACGCCCTGTTCCAGTTCTATGTCGCCGAAGGCCGACTCAGCTGTCAGCTGTACCAGCGCTCGGCGGACATCTTCCTCGGCGTGCCCTTCAACATCGCCAGCTACGCCCTGCTGACCCTGATGGTCGCCCAGGTCTGCGACCTGCAGCCCGGCGAGTTCATCTGGACCGGTGGCGACTGCCACCTGTACGCAAACCATCTGGAGCAGGCCGACCTGCAGCTGACCCGCGAGCCGCTGCCGTTGCCGACCATGCGCCTGAACCCCGCGGTGAAGGACCTGCTCGC
The genomic region above belongs to Pseudomonas benzenivorans and contains:
- a CDS encoding thymidylate synthase, which translates into the protein MKQYLELMRRVRETGTFKSDRTGTGTYSLFAQQMRFDLAEGFPLVTTKKCHVKSIIHELLWFLQGDTNIKYLKDHGVSIWDEWADENGDLGPVYGYQWRNWPAPNGESIDQISQLIATLKSNPDSRRLIVSAWNPALVEQMALPPCHALFQFYVAEGRLSCQLYQRSADIFLGVPFNIASYALLTLMVAQVCDLQPGEFIWTGGDCHLYANHLEQADLQLTREPLPLPTMRLNPAVKDLLAFRYEDFELIGYQAHPHIKAPVAV
- the lgt gene encoding prolipoprotein diacylglyceryl transferase, producing the protein MLPFPQIDPVAIALGPLKIHWYGLMYLIGIGGAWWLASRRLHAFEPNWNKEKLSDLVFWVAMGVILGGRLGYVLFYDLAAYLEQPSLILQVWKGGMSFHGGFIGVLLATWWFGSRNDKGFFQLMDFIAPLVPIGLGAGRIGNFINAELWGKATDLPWAMVFPTDPQQLARHPSQLYQFALEGVALFAILWFYSRKPRPTMAVSGMFALCYGLFRFIVEFVRVPDAQLGYLAWGWLTMGQVLSLPMILGGLGLIAFAYHRQGASR